The DNA sequence GGGGCTGGTGGGGTGCAGATCTGCACGGACGCTGCCACGGGCAGGGCGTGAGACGGGGGAGGAAGAGGGGGCGGGGGCGCGGGCGGGGCGCTGGGGGAGGGGCGGCGGGGTGTCGGGCTGCTGGGCTTTTTTAGCCTGCTCTTTCATTTGCTCGAAGACGTCGCGCACGGTGGACCAGGGGTCGGGGTGGACGGGGGGCGGGGCCTGGGGGTTGGGACGCTGAGGGCGCTGGGGACGGTTGGGCTGCTGGGACTGCTCCACCTGTTTGCGCCAGGCTTCTTCGCGGGCGGCGCGTTCTTCCGGGGTGGGGGAGGGGGTGCTGTCGCGGTTTTTTTCGGCGCTGCTTTGTTTGAGCAGGCCCCAGACCCACTGGATAAAGCCGGCGCCCATGGCGATGACGATGATGATGATCTGAATGGGATCAATCTCGGCGAGGATCATGGGGCAGTGTGGCATCATTCAAGGGGGCGCGCTACTACGATTCCGGCATGGCTTTCGAAGCTGGCGAGGTAGGCGGAGAGGGATTTATCCACCAAGACGCGTTTGTGGGTGTAGGAGGCGTGCATGAAGTGGAGGACGCCATCGGCGCTGCGGACGGCGAGGCCGACGTGGCTGCAATAGACGTGGGGCTTGTGGGTGACGATGCCAATGATGTCGCCATTTTGGAGGCGGGGCTCGATGGCGCGGACGGCGGTTTTGGGGAGGTAATGGAAGGGCTGGCGCTGGAGGCGGGCTTCGATCTCGGCCATGCCTGGGCGGAGGTCGGGGTTGTGTTTGAGGTAGCGGTAGCTTTTCCAGAGGACGGTCATTTCATCGATGCGGCGGCCTTCGAGGGGGACGGTGGGGCCGAGGCTGGCAGTGATGTTTTTGAGGTGGCCTCGTTTTTGGTTGTCGGTGAACCATTCGTCCAGGTAGTGGATGCGGTCGAGGTAGCTGCCGTGGCAGGTGCCGCTGCGGTAGCGGGTGATTTCGATCTGGTGGAGGAGGTCGGCAGGGGTGTAACGGTCTTTTTTGATGGCGAGCATGCGGGCGATGCCGAGGGCGATCTCGAAAAAGGTCCAGCAGTCCTGGCCGTCGAAGTTGGCGGAGGGGGATTCGATGTGGTCGTGGATCTCCAGGGTGTAGCCAACGTAGGGGGTGCCCTCCATGGCGAGGGCGGCGCGGGTGATGCGCTGGCCGATAGGGAGGCTGCGCCAGTCTTCACGGAGGGCGCGGTCGATGAGGCGGTGGAATTTTTTTTCGCCAATGAAGGTGAGGTTTTGCGGGAGGTGCTGGCCAGCGGGGAGGAGGCCGGGCAGGGAGCAGGTGGCGAGGGTGTGGAGGAGGGTGCGGCGGGTCATGGTGGCGAAGGTTGGATGCGGGGTTTATACTGTGATGGGTTTACCGCAGAGGAGGCGGAGGAGGCGGAGGAGGCGGAGGAGGCGGAGGAGGCGGAGGAGGCGGAGAATGGGGGATTTAGTGCGAGGGGCTTTTGGGGGGATGAGGGGGGTGGGATGGGAGGGTTTTTTTTTACAGGATTAACAGGATGGCAGGATTCACAGGATTTTTGGGAAGAGGATGGGGAATTTATAAACCACTGATGCTCAGGACTGGGGGGTGAATCGAGTGTTGCGCAGGTGGGCGGCAGGAGCCAGACTGGACTGCTGGAAAACAACCACCCTTTTCACATGTTACGCTGCGCCCTGTTCGCTGCTGCACTCGCCTTTATGAGTTTATCGCTGCCTGCTGCTGCTACTGTCACCACCCAGAGCTGGGGAAAGACGGCTGCGGGGGAGGATGTGGAGCTATTTACGCTGACGAATGAGGGGGGAATGGAGGTGCGGGTGATGACGTATGGGGGCATCCTGGTTTCTGTAAAGGTGCCGGACAAGGCGGGGGCGATGGCGGATGTGGTGCTGGGGTTTGACACGCTGGAGCCCTACCTAGGGAAGCATCCGCACTTCGGCTGCATCACGGGCCGGTATGCGAACCGCATCGGCGGGGCGGAGTTCGAGATCGACGGGGTGACGTATGAGGTGACGGCGAATTCGGGTAAAAACCACATTCACGGGGGGCGGGATGCGTTTGATAAGAAGGTGTGGCGCGGGGTGGTGCTGGAGGGCGGGGATGCGGTGGCGCTCACCTATACGAGTGCGGATGGTGAGGAGGGATTTCCCGGCAAGCTGGACTGTACGGTGACGTATCGCCTGACGAAGGAGAATGAGCTGGCCATCGAATACCAAGCGGTGACGGATAAGCCGACAGTGGTGAATCTGACGAACCACAGTTACTTCAATCTGGCGGGGGAGGGGAGCGGGGATGTGCTGGGGCATGAGCTGATGATCCCGGCGGAGACTTATACGGCGACGGATGATGCGCTGATCCCGACGGGGGAGATCGAGAGTGTGCTGGAGACGCCGCTGGATTTTACGGTGCCGCAGCTCATCGGCAGCCGCATCGGGGTGAACTTCAAGCCGCTGGTGCAGGGGAAGGGGTATGACCACAACTATGTGCTGGAGGGTGCGGGCCTGAAGCTGGCGGCGCGGGTGCGGGAGCCTGCCAGCGGGCGGGTGATGGAGGTGCGGACGACGGACCCTGCTGTGCAGCTTTATACGGGGAATCACCTGAAGGCCGTGATGGGCAAGGGTGGCCACGTTTATGAGTCCCGCCATGGATTCTGCCTGGAGACGCAAAAGTATCCGGACAGCCCGAATAAGCCACAGTTTCCCTCCGCCGTGGTGCGGCCTGGGGAGCCTTACGTGCATACGACGATCTTTAAATTTTCTGCTGAGTGACTGCCCCTGTACCCCTTCCTTTGATCCCTGTTGATATTCCTCCGGCTTTTGTGCAGGAGCAGGATTTTGCCGCGCGCCAGTATAAGGGGCGGCGGGATAATCAGGAGGATTATTATGCGTTCGCGGATGCGGCGGAGCTGACGGAGGCACCTTTGGAGACGCTGCTGCTGGTGGTGGGGGATGGGCTGGGGGCGCATGCGGGCGGCAGTGTGGCCAGCTACCTGGCGGTGAATGCCTTTGTGCGTGCTTTTCATGAGCACCCGGGGGATGCGAGCTGGCGGCTGCGGACGGCGCTGGATACGGCGAATGAGACGCTGGGCTACATCACGGAGCGGATGCCTTCGGTGGCGCCGCCGATGGGGACGACGATGCTGTCTGTGCTGGTGAGCCGCAAGGAGGTGCAGTGGATCAGTGTGGGGGATTCCCCGCTGTTTTTATACCGGCGGGGAAATCTGACGCGGCTGAATGCGGACCATTCCCTGACGCCGATGCTGGATGCGCAGGTGAAGGCGGGTACGATGACGGAGGATGAGGCGGCGCATCACCCGGGGCGGCATACTTTACAGAGTGCGCTGATGGGGCAGCCGATGGCGCTGATCGATTTCGCGGCGGATCCGATCAAGCTGCTGCAGGATGACATCATCATCGCGGCGAGTGACGGGATTTTTACGCTGAGTGAAAAGGCGCTGGTGGAGTTGCTCCACTTCGGGAAGAACACGACGGCGGATAAAATCGCGGATGCGATTATCTTTGCGATCCGGCGGATCAATTTCGACCGTCAGGACAATACGACGGTGGGGGTGGTGAAGGTGCCTTGAGGAGGGGCGCTGGGGGGGTTATGCTGGGATCGATTTAACCGCAGAGGGGCTGAGGGGCGGAGGATGCAGAGGCGGAGGGTGGGGGAGTTGAGAGGGTAGGAGGGCGGAGGGGGCTTCGAGGTGGCTTTCCGCTCAGGGACTGAGCGGGCTACTTTTTGGGGACTGAGCGGGACTTTTGGTTAGGCTTGGGGGACTTTTTTGCCGGTTTTTTTGGGGGTGGTGATGAAGGCTTCTTGGAGGTAAACGGGTTCCAGGGGGAGGCGGGTGAGGGGGGGGATGTCCTGAGGGGGGAGGGCGGCGGCGATGCGGGCGAGGGCGTGGGCATCGGGCGGGACGAGGGTGACTTGGGGGAGGGAGAGGGGGACTTTGCTATCGAAGCTGTACCATGGGCCGCCGGTGGTGGTGAGGGTGAGGGCGGTTTCGGCATCGATGATCTGGATGGGGCCTAACGAATGATGCGTCACGGCGGCGGTGTAGTACATGCCGCGCCGGGCATCGCCGAGGATGTGATAGGTATCCACGGGGGCGGTGGCGATGGAGGGCCAGCCGATGAGGGGCCAGCCGCGCGATAGGGCGATGCCCTGGGCGGCGGCGATGGCGATGCGGACGCCGGTGTAGGAGCCGGGGCCGGTGCCGATGACGATGAGGGCGGGCTCTGCGCCGATGGCATCGAGCGCCTGGCTGAGGGGGGGGAAGACTTGGGCGTTGTGGGAGCGCTCGGCAGTGAAGGCGGCTTCAAAGAGGAGGGTGCCATCCCGCAGGACTGCGATGACTCCACGGGTGGAGGAGAGGTCGAGGGCGAGGACGGTGCGGGGGTGGCTCATGATGCGGTGAGGGGGCCTTCCATCACCTGCCGGACGCCGGTGGGCAAGCTTGTGAATTGAAACCAGCGGGTGTGCGGCGGCAGGAGGTCGGGAAAGAGGTCTGCCCATTCGACGATGACGATGCCGGGTTCATCCAGGATGTCATCCCAGCCGACGCTGAGGACCTGCTGGGGGCTGTCCATGCGGTAGAGGTCGAAGTGGAAGATGGGGATGCGGCCGTCCAGGTATTCATGGACGAGGGTGAAGGTGGGGCTGGTGACGGCGGCGGTGGAGCCGAGGCCGCTGACGATGCCTTTGGTGACCTGGGTTTTGCCTGCGCCGAGGTGGCCGCAGAGGGCGATGATGCTGCCGGGGGCGAGGGTCTGCGCCAGTTCGCGGCCCCATTCCAGGGTGGCTTCAGGGGTGTGCAGGAGGACGGGGGCGGGCATGATGGATGCTTGGTGGAGGGAGGCGGGAAGCGGGAGGCGGGAGGCGGGAGGCGGGAGGCGGGAGGCGGGAGCAAAAGTCGGACGCGGCGCAGCGCGTCCCTACCAGGGGGATGGGTCAAGTTGGACGCGGGAAGTGGGAAGCGGGAAGTCGGGAGCAAAAGTCGGACGCGGCGCAGCGCGTCCCTACCAGGGGGGATGGGCTAACGAAAGTGCTCCCATCCGCCGGGGGTGGCAAGGGGGGCTGCGTGCTTTTCCACGAGGGTGCCGATGCGGGTGAGGGGCAGTTTAGGAAAGGCGGTGTGCCAGGCGGCGAGCTGCTTGCGGGGGGTGCGTGCGGAGATGGCGAGGAGGAGCTCGTAGTCTTCGCCATCGCCCCAGGCCTGTTCCGGGGTGCAGCCGGGGCTGCGGGGGAGGGATGGCAGGTCCACGCTGAAGCCGAGGCCGCTGGCGGCGGCGAGGCGGGGCAGGTCTTTGGCCAGGCCATCGCTGATGTCCATCATGGCGTGTACGGGAAGGTGGCGGCTGATCCAGTGCGCCTCCTGCATGCGGGGGTGAAAGCGCAGGTGCCTGCCGCGGATGGAGCCGCCGAGCCGCCCGGTGACGTACAGGGCATCGCCTGCGCGGGCGCGGTTTCTGGAAACCCACTTTTGGTTAGGCGCGGTGCCGGTCATGCTGACGGTGAGGATGAGCTGGCTGCCGGTGGAGGTCTCCCCGCCGACGATGTTGACGCCGAAGGATTCCGCCATGGCGCGCAGGCCGGCATAGACCTCCAGCACTCTTTTAACCGCGGTCTGCGGCGGGGCGATGAGCGTGATGAGGGCATGGCGCGGGGTGGCGGCCATGGCGGCGAAATCGCTAATGACGCGGGCCATGGCCTTGCGCCCGACGAGCCTGCCGGGGGTGTCTGGGGTGAAGTGTACGCCTTCCACCACGGTATCCGTTTTCAGCAGCAGGAGGTCCCGGCTGCCTTTCACCACGGCGCAGTCATCGCCAGGACCGGCGATGACGCTGGCATCCTGCTTCAACCCGCGAACGAGACGCCGGATGAGCTCGTCTTCACCGATGTCTGCCAGGGTTTCCATCACTTCATGTCGGGAAAGAGCAGCATCAGGGCGATGCTGGTGCCATTAAAAAAACCATGCATGAGCATGGGGACGGCGAGGCTGCCGGTGCGCTCATAAGCGGCGCAAAAGATGAGCGCGAGGAGCGCCAGGGGGATGAGGCTGCCCATGTGAAAGTGGACGACGGCAAAGAGCAGGGCGGAGCAGAGGGCGGCAAAGAAGCTGTCCGTGAAACGTTTGATGACGCCATAGATGAAGCCACGAAAGATGGTCTCCTCCACAATGGGGGCGATGACGACGGCGGCGATGACAAGGAGGGTCTTGGCCAGGGGATCATGGGAGCGGCGGAAGGCCTCCACGGAATCCTGCTGGCCCAGGTTTGGCCAAAATTCCTGCATCCAGACATTGATGCCTGCGGAGGCTCCCATGACGAGAAAGAAGGTGGGGAGCATGAAGACGAGGGCGGTGCCGACGATCTGCGCGGGCCGGAGCTGGGTGAGGCCGAAGATTTCCACGGGGTTCAGGTTCCGCAGGCCGCGCAGGTAAAAGAGCAGCACGGCACAGATCATGAGCTGGACCATGATGTTTAAAAACATGGAGCCGGCGCTGAGTTCCACGATGGACTCGGCTGCCTCCGCTGCGGGGGCATCTGCACTGCCGGGCACGGCCTGCTGGAGGCCGCCGAGGAGGAGGATGGAGATGGCGGCCACGACAATGGCATCCATGCTCAAGTAAGGGCGGGCATCCACACGGCCGCTCCAGTTCCAGCCGCTTTCCGGGCGTGTCTGGCGCACCCATTTGTAAGCGGCGATGCCGATCAAAAGGGCCAGCCAGACCAGGAGGGTGATATCGCGCAGTACTCCGGCAGTGGGGGCATCCATGGGAAAGGGAGAGAAACGGGGAGTCGCCTGGGGGCAGGATCAGTGCAGGAAGGAGCCGGGCAGGTAGTACATCATGCCGGGTTGCAGCTTTGGCAGCATGGCTCCGGTGAGGTCCAACTCCATCTTGGCGGGCGGGGTGGCTTTGGCGGAGGCCAGGCCCAGGGCGGTGAAGAGATTGGGCACGGACTGGTATTTCACCACGGTGGCATCGGGCGCGGCACCGAGCTCGCGGGCCAGGGCGTAGGCGTCTTCGATGTAGCCGATCTGGTCCACCAATTTGGCCTCCAGGGCCTGCCTGCCGGTGACGACGCGGCCATCGGCAACGGTGTTTCTCAGCACGTCTTTGGGGACGTTGCGGGCCTCCGAGACGATGCCGAGGAAGCGGTCATACATGGTGTCCACGAGGCCTTGGACATAGGCTTTTTCATCCTCACGCATGGGGCGGGAGCCGCTGAGGGTGTCCTTGAAGGCACCGCTGGTGAAGGTCTGTGAGCTGAGGCCGACCTTGCCGTAGAGCTCATGGTAATTGGTGGAGGCCATGATGACGCCGATGCTGGCGGTGAGGGTGGTTTCGCTGGCGATGACTTTGGTGGCCCCGCAGGCGACGTAGTAACCTCCGCTGGCGGCGACGGAGTCCATGTAAACAATGACGGGCTTTGCCTCGGCCGCTTTTTTCACGGCGGCATAGATGATGTCTGAGGCGGTGACCTCTCCGCCGGGGGAATTGACCCGCAGGACGATGGCCTTCACGCGGTCATCCGCGACGGCCTGCTCCAGGCTGTTTTTGAGGATGTCCACGCTGGGCAGGGCGCTCTGGAGAAAGCCGCCGGCCTCCATGGAACTGATGACGCCTTCGAGGTCCAGATGGACGATTTTTTCACTGGTGCCGGCGGTGCCTTCGACCTGGACTTTTTCGGTCATTTTTTCCTTGGGGGCGGCCATGCCGGGGATCTGGTCACCGACGAGGGCGACGAGTTGAACGACATTGAGGGAGACGCTGACGAGTAAAAACACGGCGAGCGCTACGAGAAGACAGCCATAGACAGTTCGATTCATGGGGAATCCTAGGCGGGACCGGAAGGCGGCGCAAAAGGAATGAGGGGAAGAATACGGGGGCTGGGGGTGGAGGGGATATGCCAGCAATTTAATTTTGCAGAGGCCCGTAACAATCAAAAATACATGTGCCTTC is a window from the Prosthecobacter fusiformis genome containing:
- a CDS encoding aldose epimerase family protein, with the translated sequence MLRCALFAAALAFMSLSLPAAATVTTQSWGKTAAGEDVELFTLTNEGGMEVRVMTYGGILVSVKVPDKAGAMADVVLGFDTLEPYLGKHPHFGCITGRYANRIGGAEFEIDGVTYEVTANSGKNHIHGGRDAFDKKVWRGVVLEGGDAVALTYTSADGEEGFPGKLDCTVTYRLTKENELAIEYQAVTDKPTVVNLTNHSYFNLAGEGSGDVLGHELMIPAETYTATDDALIPTGEIESVLETPLDFTVPQLIGSRIGVNFKPLVQGKGYDHNYVLEGAGLKLAARVREPASGRVMEVRTTDPAVQLYTGNHLKAVMGKGGHVYESRHGFCLETQKYPDSPNKPQFPSAVVRPGEPYVHTTIFKFSAE
- a CDS encoding CPBP family intramembrane glutamic endopeptidase encodes the protein MDAPTAGVLRDITLLVWLALLIGIAAYKWVRQTRPESGWNWSGRVDARPYLSMDAIVVAAISILLLGGLQQAVPGSADAPAAEAAESIVELSAGSMFLNIMVQLMICAVLLFYLRGLRNLNPVEIFGLTQLRPAQIVGTALVFMLPTFFLVMGASAGINVWMQEFWPNLGQQDSVEAFRRSHDPLAKTLLVIAAVVIAPIVEETIFRGFIYGVIKRFTDSFFAALCSALLFAVVHFHMGSLIPLALLALIFCAAYERTGSLAVPMLMHGFFNGTSIALMLLFPDMK
- a CDS encoding PP2C family protein-serine/threonine phosphatase translates to MIPVDIPPAFVQEQDFAARQYKGRRDNQEDYYAFADAAELTEAPLETLLLVVGDGLGAHAGGSVASYLAVNAFVRAFHEHPGDASWRLRTALDTANETLGYITERMPSVAPPMGTTMLSVLVSRKEVQWISVGDSPLFLYRRGNLTRLNADHSLTPMLDAQVKAGTMTEDEAAHHPGRHTLQSALMGQPMALIDFAADPIKLLQDDIIIAASDGIFTLSEKALVELLHFGKNTTADKIADAIIFAIRRINFDRQDNTTVGVVKVP
- a CDS encoding thiamine-phosphate kinase: METLADIGEDELIRRLVRGLKQDASVIAGPGDDCAVVKGSRDLLLLKTDTVVEGVHFTPDTPGRLVGRKAMARVISDFAAMAATPRHALITLIAPPQTAVKRVLEVYAGLRAMAESFGVNIVGGETSTGSQLILTVSMTGTAPNQKWVSRNRARAGDALYVTGRLGGSIRGRHLRFHPRMQEAHWISRHLPVHAMMDISDGLAKDLPRLAAASGLGFSVDLPSLPRSPGCTPEQAWGDGEDYELLLAISARTPRKQLAAWHTAFPKLPLTRIGTLVEKHAAPLATPGGWEHFR
- the tsaB gene encoding tRNA (adenosine(37)-N6)-threonylcarbamoyltransferase complex dimerization subunit type 1 TsaB; this translates as MSHPRTVLALDLSSTRGVIAVLRDGTLLFEAAFTAERSHNAQVFPPLSQALDAIGAEPALIVIGTGPGSYTGVRIAIAAAQGIALSRGWPLIGWPSIATAPVDTYHILGDARRGMYYTAAVTHHSLGPIQIIDAETALTLTTTGGPWYSFDSKVPLSLPQVTLVPPDAHALARIAAALPPQDIPPLTRLPLEPVYLQEAFITTPKKTGKKVPQA
- the sppA gene encoding signal peptide peptidase SppA, with the protein product MNRTVYGCLLVALAVFLLVSVSLNVVQLVALVGDQIPGMAAPKEKMTEKVQVEGTAGTSEKIVHLDLEGVISSMEAGGFLQSALPSVDILKNSLEQAVADDRVKAIVLRVNSPGGEVTASDIIYAAVKKAAEAKPVIVYMDSVAASGGYYVACGATKVIASETTLTASIGVIMASTNYHELYGKVGLSSQTFTSGAFKDTLSGSRPMREDEKAYVQGLVDTMYDRFLGIVSEARNVPKDVLRNTVADGRVVTGRQALEAKLVDQIGYIEDAYALARELGAAPDATVVKYQSVPNLFTALGLASAKATPPAKMELDLTGAMLPKLQPGMMYYLPGSFLH
- the tsaE gene encoding tRNA (adenosine(37)-N6)-threonylcarbamoyltransferase complex ATPase subunit type 1 TsaE, whose translation is MPAPVLLHTPEATLEWGRELAQTLAPGSIIALCGHLGAGKTQVTKGIVSGLGSTAAVTSPTFTLVHEYLDGRIPIFHFDLYRMDSPQQVLSVGWDDILDEPGIVIVEWADLFPDLLPPHTRWFQFTSLPTGVRQVMEGPLTAS
- a CDS encoding N-acetylmuramoyl-L-alanine amidase-like domain-containing protein — translated: MTRRTLLHTLATCSLPGLLPAGQHLPQNLTFIGEKKFHRLIDRALREDWRSLPIGQRITRAALAMEGTPYVGYTLEIHDHIESPSANFDGQDCWTFFEIALGIARMLAIKKDRYTPADLLHQIEITRYRSGTCHGSYLDRIHYLDEWFTDNQKRGHLKNITASLGPTVPLEGRRIDEMTVLWKSYRYLKHNPDLRPGMAEIEARLQRQPFHYLPKTAVRAIEPRLQNGDIIGIVTHKPHVYCSHVGLAVRSADGVLHFMHASYTHKRVLVDKSLSAYLASFESHAGIVVARPLE